Proteins from a single region of Pithys albifrons albifrons isolate INPA30051 chromosome 10, PitAlb_v1, whole genome shotgun sequence:
- the CENPL gene encoding centromere protein L → MAATAAEIAEDGATRTLSSLGRLSRGLPFGRSHGRLGVSPSGRLILPWPLSQESGDPQRTAFLLRKGWTLYSVTPLYRFSRGRLKDYARLLSAAMAAERHRGLAVQVGEELDTRVALTSLPDLQGSEQDPPALLVQLSSKSQASSKNSEDKVVWSGCFCCVYGDDLSVNTPEDFTCLPLLLANGAETYTSIVGRWFQKTFDCSFRRLAISPLSLSWMVAMWAGCKVDRAASAVELVFSVPRLSHPLDISYAIHPEDAKALWDTVQKTPGEITQEEVDVFMDCLYSHFHRHFKIHLSATTLVKVSTAIAQAHCDGIVKILHSQSLFGVLMLLTELAISQIQ, encoded by the exons ATGGCGGCAACAGCGGCGGAGATTGCAGAGGACGGCGCGACGCGGACCCTGTCCAGCCTCGGGCGCCTCTCCCGCGGGCTGCCTTTCGGACGGTCCCACGGCCGCCTCGGCGTCAGCCCCAGCGGCCGCCTCATCCTGCCGTGGCCGCTCTCTCAG GAAAGCGGCGACCCGCAGAGAACGGCGTTCCTGCTGCGCAAAGGCTGGACTCTGTACAGCGTGACCCCCCTGTACCGCTTCAGCCGCGGCCGCCTCAAGGACTACGCGCGGCTGCTGAGCGCGGCCATGGCCGCTGAGAGGCACAGGGGGCTGGCCGTGCAGGTGGGCGAAGAGCTGGACACCAGGGTGGCTCTGACCAGCCTCCCCGACCTCCAGGGCAGCGAGCAGGACCCGCCCGCCCTCCTCGTGCAG CTTTCTTCAAAGTCACAAGCTTCCTCCAAAAACTCAGAAGACAAGGTGGTGTGGTCAGGCTGTTTCTGCTGTGTGTATGGAGATGACCTTTCCGTGAACACACCAGAGGACTTCACTTGTTTACCTCTGCTCCTGGCCAACGGGGCAGAGACTTACACATCCATTGTAGGAAGGTGGTTCCAGAAGACTTTTGACTGTAGTTTCCGCCGTCTGGCCATCAGCCCCCTCAGCCTCAGCTGGATGGTGGCCATGTGGGCTGGGTGCAAAGTGgacagagctgcctctgccGTGGAACTCGTCTTCTCTGTCCCCCGCCTGTCCCACCCTCTGGATATTTCATATGCCATCCACCCAGAGGATGCTAAAGCTCTGTGGGACACTGTCCAAAAAACTCCGGGGGAGATCACTCAGGAAGAGGTGGATGTCTTCATGGACTGCCTTTACTCTCACTTCCACAGGCACTTTAAGATCCACTTGTCAGCTACAACACTGGTGAAGGTTTCTACAGCGATTGCCCAGGCACACTGTGATGGGATTGTAAAG ATTCTACACAGCCAATCCCTCTTTGGAGTGCTGATGCTACTGACAGAACTCGCAATCTCTCAGATACAGTGA